One part of the Salinivirga cyanobacteriivorans genome encodes these proteins:
- the ispG gene encoding (E)-4-hydroxy-3-methylbut-2-enyl-diphosphate synthase, which translates to MTDKFPYPLNQHKRFQTEQVHVGNVSIGGDAPVRIQSMCNTATTNVEASVKQTIEIIEAGGELVRYTVRHRKDADGLIAISKRLKAMGYDTPIVADVHFNADLAVMLAGSSIEKVRINPGNFVDKRAKFEESKLDDEAWNIELDRLEKKFVSMIEVCKANDTALRIGTNHGSLSDRIMSRYGNTVKGMVVSTMEFLRICKKTSFENVVVSLKSSNVRVMVEAYRNLVAAMQNEEMYFPLHLGVTEAGDGVSGRVKSAAGIGALLNDGLGDTIRVSLTEDPVAEIPVAATLVNHFTNRSSTAVKVPETHGYNPLVFARRKAQGNLSINPDRPAVIVDLRHVEVIDKRVIEQLGYESTESGWSATRRAADYIFVSTTQVQVDLPDGLKLLYETSVTGKPTEQALPVLTRAEYVQLHKLMRLKEKWVYLRNEELSDEMIEILRTDQHAVIILETTHINGTADQRAFFMQMQAHRLNHPVIVKRNYIEENTELMTIKAAADSALLFIDGFGQGIWLTNPFLPDISFIGKLDFEILQASRARTTTTEFIACPSCGRTQFDIEKVLQEVKAKTGHLYNLKIGVMGCIVNGPGEMADADYGYVGAAPGKVTLYKGKKPERKNISSANAVDELVQLIKDNGDWIAP; encoded by the coding sequence ATGACCGATAAATTTCCATATCCGCTTAATCAACATAAGCGTTTCCAAACAGAGCAGGTGCACGTAGGGAATGTCTCCATTGGAGGTGATGCCCCGGTTAGGATACAGTCAATGTGTAACACGGCAACAACCAATGTGGAAGCTTCTGTAAAACAGACAATAGAAATTATTGAAGCGGGGGGTGAACTGGTGCGCTATACGGTGCGCCATCGCAAAGATGCTGATGGATTGATTGCAATAAGTAAGCGACTGAAAGCTATGGGGTATGATACTCCAATAGTAGCTGATGTACATTTCAATGCAGACCTTGCTGTAATGTTGGCTGGTAGCTCCATCGAAAAAGTGCGCATTAACCCAGGAAATTTTGTTGATAAAAGAGCAAAGTTCGAAGAGAGCAAGCTTGACGATGAGGCATGGAACATAGAACTGGATCGTTTGGAGAAAAAATTTGTGTCGATGATTGAAGTTTGCAAAGCGAACGACACTGCATTACGCATTGGAACCAATCACGGATCGCTTTCAGATCGCATAATGAGCCGTTATGGCAACACAGTCAAAGGCATGGTGGTATCGACTATGGAGTTTTTACGCATTTGCAAAAAAACCAGTTTTGAAAATGTTGTTGTGTCGCTCAAATCCTCAAACGTACGTGTGATGGTAGAGGCCTATCGCAATCTTGTTGCAGCTATGCAAAATGAGGAGATGTACTTTCCTTTGCATTTGGGTGTTACAGAAGCCGGGGATGGTGTGTCTGGCAGGGTTAAATCTGCAGCGGGGATCGGAGCTTTGCTAAATGATGGTTTGGGTGATACCATACGGGTATCTCTAACTGAGGATCCGGTGGCAGAAATTCCTGTGGCCGCTACATTGGTTAATCATTTTACTAATCGATCTTCAACCGCAGTGAAAGTTCCAGAAACGCATGGATACAATCCATTGGTTTTTGCGCGTCGTAAAGCGCAGGGGAATTTAAGCATTAACCCGGATCGGCCTGCTGTAATTGTAGACCTGAGACATGTGGAAGTAATTGACAAAAGGGTTATTGAGCAATTAGGTTATGAGTCGACTGAAAGTGGATGGAGTGCCACACGACGTGCTGCCGATTATATATTTGTAAGCACCACTCAGGTGCAGGTCGATTTGCCTGATGGCTTGAAATTGCTTTACGAGACAAGTGTTACCGGAAAACCCACAGAACAAGCATTGCCTGTGCTGACGCGTGCAGAATATGTGCAGCTTCATAAATTGATGCGTTTGAAGGAGAAGTGGGTATATCTCAGAAACGAAGAACTTTCTGATGAAATGATTGAAATACTTCGCACTGACCAGCATGCTGTTATTATTCTGGAAACTACACATATTAATGGAACCGCAGATCAAAGGGCGTTTTTTATGCAAATGCAGGCGCACAGGTTAAATCATCCGGTGATTGTAAAACGTAACTATATTGAAGAAAATACAGAATTGATGACCATAAAGGCTGCTGCAGATTCAGCACTGCTTTTTATCGATGGTTTTGGCCAAGGGATTTGGCTTACCAACCCATTTTTACCTGATATATCTTTTATTGGCAAACTGGATTTTGAAATATTGCAGGCTTCAAGAGCAAGAACAACCACAACTGAATTTATTGCCTGCCCGTCATGCGGCCGCACACAGTTCGATATAGAAAAAGTATTGCAGGAGGTGAAAGCAAAAACAGGACATCTGTATAACCTTAAGATTGGTGTAATGGGTTGTATTGTGAATGGCCCGGGAGAAATGGCCGACGCAGATTATGGCTACGTGGGGGCAGCACCCGGGAAGGTTACCTTGTACAAAGGCAAAAAACCCGAGCGGAAAAACATTTCATCTGCAAATGCTGTTGATGAGCTAGTACAATTAATTAAAGATAATGGCGACTGGATAGCGCCATAA
- the cmk gene encoding (d)CMP kinase yields MSAYYRIAVDGFSSCGKSTLARQIAEVLGAVYIDSGAMYRAATLLAIQNNCIRDWHLDTGCFMPVIQRATIEFRTTDNHLLLNEKDVEKEIRSPEVADHVSEVASHGFIREIMVQMQRSYSEKSPVVMDGRDIGTHVFPDAEVKIFLTAEPRIRAERRYQELQEQSVNISFDEVFENVKKRDEKDQNRSVAPLRKADDAIEINNSYLSRSEQLEQALEIVHKKIGDVL; encoded by the coding sequence ATGTCCGCATATTATCGCATAGCAGTAGATGGCTTCTCATCGTGTGGCAAAAGCACACTTGCCAGGCAAATTGCCGAGGTTCTTGGCGCAGTGTATATTGACTCGGGTGCAATGTACAGGGCCGCTACCCTGCTCGCCATACAAAACAATTGCATTAGAGACTGGCACCTCGACACAGGTTGCTTCATGCCTGTTATTCAACGTGCTACAATTGAATTCCGTACCACAGACAACCATTTATTATTGAACGAAAAAGATGTGGAAAAAGAGATCAGGAGTCCGGAGGTGGCAGACCATGTAAGCGAAGTAGCCAGTCATGGATTTATAAGAGAAATCATGGTACAAATGCAACGAAGCTACAGTGAGAAATCCCCTGTGGTTATGGATGGACGCGACATCGGAACCCATGTATTTCCCGATGCTGAAGTTAAAATATTTCTGACGGCAGAACCCCGTATACGGGCCGAACGCCGCTACCAGGAACTACAGGAACAAAGTGTAAACATTAGTTTTGATGAAGTTTTTGAAAACGTAAAAAAACGGGACGAAAAAGATCAAAACCGTTCTGTTGCACCATTACGAAAAGCAGATGATGCAATTGAAATAAACAACAGCTACCTCAGCAGGAGTGAACAACTTGAGCAGGCACTTGAAATTGTTCACAAAAAAATTGGTGATGTATTATGA
- a CDS encoding 4-hydroxy-3-methylbut-2-enyl diphosphate reductase — MIHVEIDPNSGFCFGVVRAIEMAEEHLAKGKSISSLGEMVHNAEEVKRLESMGMHTITCRDLDRDKNQTVLIRAHGEPPSTYATLKDKGRHIVDATCPIVLKLQERVKKTYENHPGAQIVIYGKKGHAEVIGLAGQTNGEAFIMNNAEDVKKLNPDKPVFMFSQTTMPLEGFAEMKTALEAYIEAEVISYDTICRKVAHRIPEVKRFAAMHDVCVFVSGKNSSNGKMLYNAAKKANSSTYFVSHANEIDKRWFKNEMSVGVCGATSTPQWQMEEAKTTIESWFNHT; from the coding sequence ATGATTCATGTAGAAATTGACCCGAACAGTGGATTTTGCTTCGGCGTAGTGCGTGCAATAGAAATGGCTGAAGAGCATCTGGCAAAGGGGAAAAGCATTAGTTCCCTGGGAGAAATGGTACATAACGCTGAGGAGGTTAAGCGGCTTGAGTCAATGGGTATGCATACCATAACCTGCCGGGATCTTGACCGGGATAAAAACCAAACCGTTTTGATCAGGGCGCATGGCGAACCACCCTCCACGTATGCCACTTTAAAAGATAAAGGACGCCACATAGTTGATGCAACCTGCCCTATTGTTTTAAAACTACAGGAAAGAGTAAAAAAAACTTATGAAAACCATCCGGGAGCACAAATTGTAATTTACGGAAAAAAAGGCCATGCAGAGGTGATTGGACTAGCAGGACAAACCAATGGAGAAGCCTTTATAATGAATAATGCAGAAGATGTAAAAAAACTGAACCCCGATAAACCGGTTTTTATGTTTTCGCAAACCACGATGCCCCTGGAAGGTTTTGCTGAGATGAAAACAGCACTTGAAGCCTACATAGAGGCAGAGGTTATTTCATACGACACTATTTGCAGAAAAGTAGCACACCGTATACCAGAAGTCAAACGCTTTGCAGCCATGCATGATGTATGTGTTTTTGTAAGCGGCAAAAACAGTTCAAATGGTAAGATGCTTTATAATGCTGCTAAAAAAGCCAATTCAAGTACTTATTTCGTTAGCCATGCAAATGAAATAGACAAACGATGGTTCAAAAACGAAATGAGTGTAGGTGTTTGCGGAGCAACATCTACCCCTCAATGGCAGATGGAGGAAGCTAAAACAACCATTGAAAGCTGGTTTAATCATACCTAA
- a CDS encoding glutamine amidotransferase-related protein — MLLIIDNQSAFIKKYKRQYLAEQDFDYVFFDHNQPITLSSKTKIKGIILSGGKGNPFEPLNLTSNFVAMMNFNVPILGFCLGHEIIAVAHRGRIKKMPEYHGKKEMVTITKPEDPIFTGLEKTEILLVKRHSFFVAELPDSFESLASSDTCDTEIIKHKSKPIYGFQSHPEVSGPEGIVMVNNFLRMCKIIA; from the coding sequence ATGTTACTGATCATTGACAACCAAAGTGCTTTTATAAAAAAGTACAAAAGGCAATATCTTGCAGAACAAGATTTTGACTATGTTTTTTTCGACCATAACCAACCTATAACCTTGTCGAGTAAAACAAAAATTAAGGGTATCATCCTTTCAGGAGGTAAAGGCAACCCATTTGAGCCACTCAACCTCACTTCAAATTTTGTCGCTATGATGAATTTCAACGTGCCAATACTGGGTTTTTGCCTGGGCCACGAAATTATTGCAGTTGCACACAGAGGTCGCATCAAAAAAATGCCTGAATATCACGGTAAAAAAGAAATGGTTACCATCACGAAACCGGAAGACCCGATTTTTACCGGATTAGAGAAGACAGAAATATTACTTGTAAAAAGACATTCATTTTTCGTGGCAGAATTACCTGACTCATTTGAAAGTCTGGCATCATCAGACACTTGCGATACGGAAATTATTAAACATAAGTCCAAGCCTATATACGGCTTTCAATCGCATCCGGAAGTATCGGGGCCAGAAGGCATAGTGATGGTAAATAACTTCCTAAGAATGTGTAAGATTATTGCTTAG
- a CDS encoding ATP-grasp domain-containing protein translates to MKVAIIYNKDIQGVINTFGMQSKEFYNEQTVKKVAQSLERAGHNVVILDGNKKIIDRLESFMPRVREGEQMGMVFNMAYGIQGESRYTHIPSMLEMLGLPYVGSSPSGHALALDKVLTKVIWKNHNLPTPEFWVFNSHDDDLTDVKYPVIVKPKMESVSFGLQVVWNEKKLREAIQFIVSEFSQQALVEQFIRGREFAVGILGNGQAETFPVLEIDLGGNPDAIQTVTDKQKKPRQKICPANIAKDLTINMQQLSLDAFHALNLRDFSRVDIRLDDQNNIYLLEINSMASLGENGSYPTAARAAGYKFDGLVNKILDVAAVRYFSNTIMLQLPGEEQKGKLPLQARMRTFLKTRQDQTELLLKKLVDTNCHVRNVKGVNHCSQIISNELSSLGFSHEVYTQLEVGNILYCSNAVNQPVDYLILLPIDNTIKLSNHENYSENEQYLEGTGIWESKGGAVILISALQVLRFTRNLKKIKIGVLLTTDSSLDGRYSRNIIRRKADAASRIIAMSGSSKNCGLVLSRSGSASYRMESRLVNKVSPAHVSSMAMNFNKTIAAITDISKNDPENVIAPYEIDFRSNIFKINAHGSAGLSVRFNSNETLGTIEQKIKKIISLQKRNSAYQTQFEGGQRRPAMIATKESLAFYEQIKAIADKIDVNITKEHRWSSSDICHIPAHKPKIDAMGPIGEFLHNNNERIVRHSLNERALLMAMVLKK, encoded by the coding sequence ATGAAAGTAGCCATTATTTACAATAAAGACATCCAGGGGGTAATCAATACTTTTGGGATGCAAAGTAAGGAGTTCTACAATGAACAAACCGTAAAAAAGGTAGCTCAAAGTCTTGAGCGGGCCGGCCATAACGTGGTAATACTTGATGGTAACAAAAAAATCATTGACCGGCTCGAGAGCTTTATGCCCCGTGTACGAGAAGGGGAGCAAATGGGAATGGTCTTTAACATGGCTTACGGCATTCAGGGTGAAAGCCGTTACACGCACATTCCTTCAATGCTTGAAATGTTGGGCCTCCCATATGTAGGCTCATCACCATCGGGCCATGCCCTGGCACTTGATAAAGTACTGACAAAGGTAATTTGGAAGAACCACAATTTACCTACCCCTGAGTTCTGGGTTTTTAACAGCCACGATGATGATCTGACTGACGTAAAATATCCGGTAATTGTAAAACCAAAAATGGAGAGCGTGTCTTTCGGGCTACAAGTAGTCTGGAACGAAAAAAAGTTACGGGAAGCTATACAATTTATCGTATCAGAATTTAGTCAACAGGCACTGGTGGAGCAATTTATCAGAGGCAGAGAGTTTGCTGTAGGTATTTTAGGTAATGGGCAGGCTGAAACATTTCCAGTGTTAGAAATTGATTTAGGAGGCAACCCGGATGCTATACAAACAGTAACCGATAAACAAAAAAAACCCAGACAGAAAATTTGTCCGGCCAACATTGCTAAGGATTTAACAATTAATATGCAACAGCTCAGCCTTGATGCCTTCCATGCATTGAACCTGCGTGATTTTTCAAGGGTCGACATTCGTCTTGACGACCAAAACAACATCTATTTGCTCGAAATCAATTCCATGGCAAGTCTGGGAGAAAATGGATCTTACCCCACAGCTGCAAGAGCTGCCGGATATAAATTTGACGGACTGGTCAATAAAATTCTGGATGTAGCCGCTGTAAGATATTTTTCCAATACCATCATGCTCCAGCTGCCCGGAGAAGAACAAAAAGGGAAACTACCCCTACAGGCTCGAATGCGAACTTTTCTAAAAACACGGCAAGACCAAACTGAATTATTACTAAAAAAACTGGTAGATACAAATTGCCATGTGCGCAATGTAAAAGGGGTTAATCATTGCAGCCAAATAATAAGCAATGAGCTAAGCAGCCTAGGTTTTAGCCACGAAGTTTATACACAACTCGAAGTAGGCAACATACTTTATTGTTCTAATGCTGTAAACCAACCTGTAGATTACCTTATTTTATTACCAATAGACAACACCATTAAATTATCCAATCACGAAAACTATAGTGAAAATGAACAATATCTTGAAGGAACAGGTATATGGGAAAGTAAAGGTGGTGCAGTCATTTTAATTTCCGCTCTACAGGTATTACGTTTTACCAGAAATCTAAAAAAAATCAAAATTGGGGTTTTATTGACCACAGACTCTTCTCTGGATGGTCGTTACTCCAGAAATATAATCAGGCGAAAAGCGGATGCAGCTTCAAGGATAATAGCCATGAGCGGATCTTCAAAAAATTGCGGGCTTGTATTGTCAAGGTCCGGCTCAGCATCTTACCGCATGGAATCAAGACTTGTGAATAAAGTATCGCCTGCACATGTATCTTCAATGGCCATGAATTTTAATAAAACAATTGCTGCCATTACAGATATTTCCAAGAATGATCCTGAAAATGTCATTGCACCTTACGAAATTGATTTCAGGAGTAATATTTTCAAAATTAATGCTCACGGCTCAGCCGGGTTAAGTGTGCGCTTCAATTCGAATGAAACACTAGGTACTATAGAACAAAAAATTAAAAAAATAATTAGTTTACAAAAACGCAACAGCGCGTACCAAACCCAATTTGAGGGCGGACAGCGCAGACCAGCCATGATTGCCACCAAAGAAAGTCTGGCATTTTATGAACAAATAAAAGCCATAGCAGATAAAATTGATGTTAATATTACCAAGGAACATCGCTGGAGCTCGTCAGACATTTGCCACATACCAGCACACAAACCTAAAATAGATGCTATGGGACCTATAGGGGAATTCCTACATAATAACAACGAGCGCATTGTTAGACACAGCCTTAATGAGCGGGCTCTACTTATGGCAATGGTGTTAAAAAAATAG
- a CDS encoding deoxyguanosinetriphosphate triphosphohydrolase, whose product MNWSKLLNANRFGQDTRQLDPVEIRSQFQRDYDRIIFAPAFRRLQNKTQVFPLPGSVYVHNRLTHSLEVASVGRSLGRKVANYLMSIDDGPSSHLLEELPTIVSTACLCHDMGNPPFGHSGEDALSRFFRDGKGQALKQEFDEQQWKDLTYFEGNANVLRLLTHQFKGRRKGGFVTTYATLASVIKYPYASTHSQGNKYGFFSTEQKNFQEVARQTGLNLQADGSFNRHPLVFLVEAADDISYLLMDMEDAHRLKILSYEEIIRYLAPFYEADESLKQKFEEVQKEVTDKNELISFLRASIINKLVNASADVFVENYDAIMNGTFQDPLYKHLPDYLRENMKRCKKVSVEKIYNHRSVVKIQLAGYHVLGTLLEEFVGAAMNPEASYSQQLLSLIPAQFEVREGDLYNRLRYVLDFISGMTDIYAVQLFRDIRGIDFEQWPV is encoded by the coding sequence ATGAATTGGAGTAAATTATTAAATGCGAATCGTTTCGGGCAGGATACACGTCAGTTAGATCCTGTTGAGATAAGATCTCAGTTTCAGCGTGATTATGATCGTATAATTTTTGCTCCGGCATTCAGAAGGTTGCAAAATAAAACACAGGTTTTTCCATTGCCGGGATCTGTATATGTACATAACCGGCTTACACATAGTTTAGAGGTTGCCAGTGTAGGAAGGTCTTTAGGCAGAAAGGTTGCGAATTATTTAATGAGTATTGATGATGGACCCTCTTCGCACCTGCTTGAGGAGCTTCCTACTATTGTATCTACGGCATGTTTGTGTCACGATATGGGCAACCCTCCATTTGGTCATTCCGGTGAAGATGCTTTATCGCGTTTTTTTCGCGATGGAAAAGGTCAGGCTTTAAAGCAGGAGTTTGATGAGCAACAATGGAAAGATCTTACATATTTTGAAGGCAATGCCAATGTTTTGCGTTTGCTTACCCATCAATTTAAAGGCAGGAGGAAAGGTGGTTTTGTAACCACTTATGCCACATTGGCTTCTGTGATCAAGTATCCGTACGCGTCAACCCATTCGCAGGGAAACAAATATGGTTTTTTTAGTACAGAGCAAAAAAACTTTCAGGAAGTAGCCCGGCAAACAGGTTTAAATCTTCAGGCTGACGGATCTTTTAATCGACATCCCCTGGTGTTTCTGGTAGAGGCAGCAGATGACATCTCTTATTTGCTGATGGATATGGAAGATGCGCACAGATTAAAAATTCTCAGCTATGAGGAAATTATACGATATCTCGCTCCTTTTTATGAGGCTGATGAATCATTGAAACAAAAGTTTGAAGAGGTACAAAAAGAGGTTACGGATAAGAATGAACTGATTTCCTTTCTCCGGGCTTCAATAATTAATAAACTCGTCAACGCCAGTGCCGATGTATTTGTGGAAAATTACGATGCGATTATGAACGGCACCTTTCAGGATCCCTTGTACAAACATCTGCCAGATTATCTGAGGGAAAATATGAAACGCTGTAAAAAAGTGAGCGTCGAGAAAATCTATAATCATCGTTCTGTAGTTAAAATACAACTCGCTGGCTATCATGTGCTGGGAACATTGCTTGAAGAGTTTGTGGGTGCCGCAATGAACCCTGAAGCATCATACAGCCAGCAATTGTTATCGTTGATTCCGGCGCAATTTGAGGTGCGTGAAGGAGATTTGTATAACCGCCTGCGTTATGTGCTGGACTTTATTAGTGGAATGACTGATATTTACGCAGTGCAATTGTTTCGTGATATTAGAGGTATTGATTTTGAGCAGTGGCCTGTTTAG